The following DNA comes from Pomacea canaliculata isolate SZHN2017 linkage group LG10, ASM307304v1, whole genome shotgun sequence.
TTAGTTTACCTTAGTCGGCAGTACACATGCAGCTAGCATTTGATGCTATGACAAAGGTTCGACTCCTAAAATGGGTCATGGgtagtaaaattaatttcaattttcttgttcttctggtTATATTTGTGAAAAGAAGTATCCTTAAATCTAGCCAAAGTGCTCATCTGATTCTTATGCCATTACATTTTTAGTGCTATGGGCCTCATGCGATGACAAAAAAGTAGAGCAGTTACTCAGTATTGCTATCAAAGAAAACCCACAGCACTGGTTCATTAATACTGTTTAATCAtgcatttcaaaatgaaatacttAGCAGCAGCCTATTGCGTTGAAGCGGGTTTAacggagttttttttttttacccatcaGACaccaaaatttatatttttctctcaagtGCTCCCATCTGCTGCAAAACACCAAAAAGACAACAGATGCCTATAAAATGATGCAGCCCTACATATGTTGTCAGCTTTTCACATAATTAGTGTTATAttataagaaaaagaacaaattattttgtccCATGACTGCCATCGGGTTTATTTAAACTAACAACTCTACTTATGTGTTAATGTATGGATCTGGTTGATAACATTTGATTTGCATGGTGTGTCTGAAGTTGtttgaatgaagaaaataagttGCTGATTCTGAATGTTATCAGTAtcgtattttctttcttttacttttaaatgtgGTACAGTCCGCCAGATGCCACAACAGCCATCAGATTACAGGTTTGTTCTGTCACACAAGTACCACACagcagggaaaaaaatcagatataaacaaaataagtaaagtATAATAGCATGACATGATTTTGTAAAAATCAACACCATTTTCAAGCGACTTGAAGATTATTTTGTCCCCGTGAGACTGGACAGCGTTACAGTTGAGAACAAGGCCATAAGGTctcagtagtagtagtggtacTGGTgacagtggtggtggtagaagtagtcatcatcatcaacaacaacagtcaaaatacaaattaacaataaaataatggcaaaatctttaaaaatttaaaagattgcttaaatagaaaaatgatgtttatttgCCATTGTAATATACGTTCTTTGAAAGGGTATTTTCCAAGCGCCCATTTTTGGAGAAGTAAAATGGTGGCTAAACTTATTCGCATGGTTTTGTTGAAATACCAGCTTGGTATCTATCTTTGAACAAAGTACGGCTCTtctggtaatatttgatgttaatagctacttgtttcATCGGTGATCGATTCATCTTTTGGGCTTGGGCGAAATGAACCTACGTGGGATGAATTGACTTTTGCTGTGGGGTGAAATGAATGGCCCCCATCAATATGATGCGATAACTTAATTTACTGTAGATTAATAGATTGATTTTCTGAGTCATTACCATCGGTTTCAGACGGTTTCCATTCAAGATTAATTGACGTGGGCAGCTATCGGCGATTTCGTCTTCATCCAgatctttctcttctctcgctcacacacgcgcgcgcacacacacatatgtacttTGCCTGACagagcattttgaaaaaagaaaatatttgccaTGGCGATCACAATCTACAGGATTCATAAACTTTTCTACCACGTCACTGAtcaggaagtaaaaaaaaaaatttaaggaaaATTATTGAGCACGACGAAGGGCTTATGAGCCTAGTGAATAAACGTCCGTTGAAATGTTGTGGCGACATCTCTAGATCATCAGACGATCCAGGGGTGTGGtcgttatgaagcgagggtaagtcatTCCCTTGGGGCAACATGGGGGACTGAAGGACGAGGACTTTATTTCCGTAGTTATAAAGGTTGTCCCCACTTGTTTATCCGTGAAGCGGTGGCAAAGGAGCCCTGGGGTAacgaaacatgaagtagtgccCACGCGGTTTGCTCCTTGCTTGATAGCTTCAGAAAACGCTTTTCTCTGTTCCCCATTTCGCCCTGGGGAATCGGaaaaacgacttactctcgacTCGCCTTTACTGCCTCTGAAGTGAACAGTACAAGGAAGTAGAAGACACATACGCGCACGctggtgtaaaaaaaaaaaaaagaaaaaagaaaaatgacagacgATAAAATTAACAAGATCGAACTGGCCTATCATACTTCACACAGTGCGGCAGGAAACTTAGAAaaatgatgattgttgatggtATTGAAGTCAGCTGTCCCACAGACAATCAGGGCAAATCAGGCATAATAAAGATGAACGATAATTACATATTTACATCAAAGATAAGCCTTTCGGGGGAAGGGGAGTTGGCACCTCCTAAAATGCTTCGTATTTAAAGTCTCCTCACGAaaacaactgtaaaataaacctttgaccagaaaagaaagatatgtaAGCTACAGTTTATGATGTCCTCCGGCCGAGAAAGATGCAAGGGAGAGAGCCAACATAATAAGCAGTCCTTCGGGAGCCTCGATTAACATCTTTTACTGGGTATCCTCCCTTCTGCACATGTTGATCTACTTCCTTCTTCGTGCCCTCTGGCACTCCAAGCATCTTCTATCTATACCTCTCCCGCTACTTCCTCCTACGAGGAAAAAATCAGTGGAGTGACACTTTTAACACGGCGCATTCAAACATCGCTTCGTGCCTCATGAATTTTTATGTGAATGACAAAGTGGAGGGGCTTCTAGCGATGTAAAAGACAGAAGCAATACACGTTATGTCGCTGAAAGTTCATTATATAATTACAGGCCTCCAGACAATAATGTACACGTGATTCACAAAACGAAATCGAAATGCAAATCAATCTTTGGTTTCTCAGTCTCAAAAGCGTACGAAAGTCGGAAATGAGtgtgtgagggaaaaaaaatttcaaacaaaggAGTAGGCGATAAGATAAAGCGGCGATGGGGCGGAGATGGGGACGAGAACTGTAAGAGAGAACAGAAAATTCAAACGACGTTGatttctttcatatttctttattgcttcGTGAAGGTTCATTTTCAGAAAAGCCTGCAGACAACAGTAGAACACATGGCAGTGATCAGCCAACACATCGTCGTTGTAGTGACATCGTGTCTGCCCACAGCCATATTGTGGTCTCCAGCCAGAGCGTTATTCTGCGTGAAAACACAGACGGTTGTAAATGCAAATATATCTTTTTAAGacatgacaacaataaaaataatacaagcTCTTTCTCACTCTGTATATGGGGGGAAGGCTTGGTTGAAGTAAAGGGGATTAAATACAAAAAGCTGCATTGAGATCATTTTCATATGTTTTACAGTAAGCAAATTAATCACAAAACGCCAGATGAGGTATCTAGGCAAATTGAACATCGACCTAAACAATCAAGAAAGTTTAACAATGAAGTCTCTTTACTTATAACAGCCAGATAGttatttataatgtatttaTATCTAGGGAAACAACCCAAGAACGTTCTGATTGTACAGGAGACAACAggattaaataaaaagactaaCAGTTAAACGTAAAAGCTGCCTAAATTCTAGAACAACTTAATTATAACTTAAATAGCTAAATGGATATTAGTTACAAGACGTGGCAAAGGTATTACACGTTAAAGCCATGAAGGACACGAAACTGTATTATGGAGCCAGATACAAGCACAGGCTACCCGCAAcagcaggttaaaaaaaaaaaatcaaggcgCGAACTGGGTATGGATGCAAACAATACGTTAGTCACTCAGAGAAAGCTCAAACTTAACTCAGATGTTACTTAAATGCAAGATCAAGGTAAATGTAACAACAAGTAACAAGCAAGATCAAGCTAAATGCAGCAGCCAGTTATAACAAAAATCAAGCTGAATGTAACAGCcgctcaaataaaaaaacaacaacaaaaaacaaacaaacaaaaaccaacaacaacaaaacaacgatTAAGTTAAGCGCAAGAGCCAATTAAAAACACGAGGAGGTTATTAGAGACAAGTACAAATTAAATACAGCAGCTAGCAGGCACAAAAATAATTGGGATTCAAAAGTCAATTAactgagtaaacaaacaacatgcaaCGGACGGTCCTACTTGATCATGTATCGTATCCATGATGcactgtgtacatgtataatagtATATACagtaattgtgtgtgtatatatatatatatgtgtctgtAAATGACAATCTGACATAGCTAAATGTTGTTTTCAGTTTCATGCTGCTCCCTTTCTGATGTGAACTGGGACAAAACTATTTAATACACATAGAGTCTTAGAGCGAAATAAACACTTTTTAGCAGATATgttaatgaaacaatttaagttaaaagaaaatgtgtgcaCTTAGAGCTAGAATTCAACTGACGTGTTTAGAGCATGCGCAAAAGCAAGTTGAATAAACATCGAATTTTCATGTTAAATTCATATATGTTTTTGACAGAATTTTTATAGAAGACCATTTCATTTGAAAGACAGCGTGTGTCTAAATATAGGGATGTATAATCTAGCGCAAAGACCAGACGAAAACGGACATGGGTGGGGGCTGCGACACCGGCAAACGGGACCTGAGACAAGCAGTCCATTCAGAATTGAATTTGTGACATAAGATGATAACGGACCTGAAGCTAACCGTCAGAGCCATCATGACGTCATGGTGAAGTTCTTGCCGTGGTTCCCCTTCTCGATGATATTCTTCTGCGTGCGTTATTTATAGCGATTAGCAGCTTCTGCAAGTCATCGCTATCTCGTGATCTGCCGCTGTCACGTAGCTGCTCGAGGCGATCGGCCTGAAGgggttaacaacaacaacaaaaaaggctTACATCAGTGAAGCAGTTAGCAAACTAAACAATCGATCATAATGTCTTCTGGCGGCCATTATCTCATCTTCTCAGCAGGACGTCAAAGTATTGTTTTTATGATTTCCTGTTCCTTCTACGAGCTAATAAATGGCATgtccattattattaattgataTACCCAGTATGCATGTTCGTGTACCCAGCTTTGTCTTCATAGGTTCGGAGCCAGGTTATGCAAAATCAGCCCAGACTGGTGGAATTAAGCTCATTgctgctaagaaaaaaaaaatgaaacgaaaATTTTGATGTAGATAAATGGTGTATACTGTATAGGGACTGAACACTTTTCAACTCAATCATCGAATTCTTTGCCGGTGTAAAAAGTTGTTCCTGGAAGTTACTTCACATTTAAATGGCACCTTAGAAATTATTACAGTGAATGCAACAGCCGCGGCAACTGCATCACATTATGCAGGTGGTAGCGATATGTTAAAGTAAGCAAATACCGTTGTCGATTTTTAAGAAGCCAATGGCCAGTAgaaaagttatctcccttgttggGATGGTCACGCTCGGGTTGCGtcaaaaaggaaagacaagttGTAACGGGGGTATGCCAGGGCACGTGGTTACCTCCCGCTATATTTCTCacctttactttctctctctcacgcacacacgaaGACCTACAGCATCACAGCATGATAAAGtaatatttatgatttacaTACGGCCTCATAAAATACTTTTCCAAACACGCAATTGACGTCCTAAAAAgacttttctcctctctctctctctcttttcttgttttgatggTGTCACTACAAGTGTCGGTATCTGACTCGAAAAACTCAAGATAAAccgttattgttgttgctgtttttgtttatttccggCAGGAAAAATGATTTCACCTAAAGGCAATTTCGCACTGTGAGAGGACGGGGATCTGGGCGGAATATGGGGAGTGAAGGATGGGAGGGGCGAGGCGTGGAACCGTGGGGGTACAAGATAAACCTGCTGTGATCAGATATTTTATTCCGCTCCTCGAGAGACGTGTGGTTGCTTATGCAGCGAGAGAGGAGACCCCCTTTGCAGCAgcatatttatttagttttcatggtatgacataaaaaatgaaaatgcaaataaaGTTTATGTTCCTGGGCCTCCTTTGAAAAGAAGAATGTGTTATATACCCGCccattttcttctgaaaatgaaaagatcTAAATTAAGTGAAAAgcattcttacttttttttttttttaaacttttgatcattttttttactgtcttgtTGGCATACTTTTCAAATCAAGATCTGTTAAAACCCTCAGGTATTGCCCAGCACCTGGCTAGAGATAAGCCAGTTTGAGGTCAAAGAAAGACGACCGCTTTTTTTGCGAACACACGCGATGGAAGAAGACGTACATCAGAGTTCATGACACGTCTTGCCCTGTTCACTAGCTGCCCGTTTAGTCATTCTGTTTGAGGTCTTCGGATGTCGTGTGGTAATGAAAGCAAAACGGGAAAACCTATCAGTAATACAACTTCCGCTCTTTACACCACAGGCAGTGAAATATATTATTAGAGGGAGCCTCAGGTAGTATACTGGTGTAAACACTCGTTCGTCATCACTGTGCTCATTTCTGAACACTCCTTCTGCATGTGACGTCTCGGGCACGATGTCCATTCTCgacatgtggcatctgtttacagggctgactgatttgccatgatatatctccttagttgctggctcggaggTAAAATATgaactccccctccccctctgtatgtgacacctagTCACAGGGATGACCGAcagggctgtgtgtgtgtggagggagtgTGAGGGCCTTTTATGGGTTCCATACGCCTTCATCCCCTTCCCCATAACATTATTTCAATTGAAAAATTAAGCAAAGATACTTTTCGCTTACAGCATCTAGCCATCTTACTAAAAATAGGGCCTCACAAAAGACTTCTCACCGggcatgcaaaagaaaatttaaaatccaTACGAAATCAATCAACttatcacaaaacaaaaaataaattgactgTCTACAAAAGAAACCTGACAAAACGCATCTCAAGGTACCTCCAAAAGAAGGTTAACACCATAGTGACAGTTCTTGTCGAGAAAGTAAAACGGGTTAAGCAAATGCTATGAAATACGAAAACAGAACATAAGTAGTAAGcgagtatttaaaaaaataaaagaagaaaatctaaATTTCCACACGACCTAGCTCCTGTCCGTGTCAGTGGTGTGTACCTGCCTACTCGTCCACATAAACATAACTGTCTCATAAACCAGCGTGTTGTACTTGGTACCTGATTCTAGATAATTCTAGATGCCTTAATTATTAGACATGATATACCGGTGCCACATACAAGCATACGGGTTGGATAAAGTATATGTACATGTCATGTAGAAGGACAATGACACCTAGGAACAATTTATACACAATTGTAACGTCATTCACCAGTTCCCAACATCACTCTAAGCCTATCGTGTAAATCTAGTGCTTACTagagattgtctccctttcgtgACAGGTGTTACGCCCCTTGTAGTGAGTGTAGTTTGAGCCGTGGTTGTGGTCGCTGCTGAACTAGATTTGGTGGACAGCATCAGTGTCGTGCTAAGACGAGTAGAGAGGGTTAAGGTCGTGCTGAGTGTGGTAGCTGCGGTGGTGGAGGACGTGGCGCGGGTAGTTGTGGTAGCAGTGGTGGACACGGGAGTGTTCGTAGGAGTCGTTGAAGGCGCTATGGTATTGGCTGTGGAGGCAACAATTGTGCTGGACTCAATGTTCGTGTAGATGGCAGAGAAATATTCCACGACGGTTAAGCTGTGTAATAGACATAAATATAGACAGATAAATTCGTTTGAATTGGTTGTATTCCTTTAAAAGATCGAGAAGTTTATGCAAGACcacaaagcaataaagaaataaaagcatttttaattaAAGGTAAATGCGATAGAGTTATTCGTCACAGGTGGGCGTGAACGTAAGTGATCCATCCTGTTGAGGCCACGGCAGGTCGAGTCCAGCATCTTTCCCCTTCCGCCACTTTTTATCCCCCCGGATTAATCACTTGCCCATTTGCTGTGAGCAATGTATTAATGTATATAACACTGGTTTATAAAAAGTTTCAACTAACACCGATATTCTTAACGGCCAACAATGACTCTCCTTATAATGATGTCATATCCTAAAAGGATCATTTACCCCACAGTGAACAGTgcacaaaattatattttaaatgtctgtttctttttagcATATTATACAAGAGGTCAAAACTAAACCCTATAGAGGCCTCCATATTGATGTTCTCTCCTTTCCTTTACCGAAATTTCACGTTGCCTTGGACTGTTGAGGGCGCCGTCCATTTGAAGATTTTTACAGCAGCATCGTCGGgccgtgagtgagtgagcgagccAACctaacaaagaaagagaaaagaatgattCTGGTAACAGCCTATCACGCTAAAGTAATACTTGAAAGAGATCTATCACCATGATAACTGTCTTTATCAAATTATCCTCCCTCCTTGCATAGGTGCGCTCGCATgtacgagagagaaagaaagtgagaggagacagagagaaactgaAAAGGAGTCACAATGTCTTTGGACAAGTGCATGTCTCTTTATGTTCTTTATGTGGGCTACTTAAGTAGCCCGCCTGCTTTAACACGCTTGGAAAAGACGAGCTAATTTTATGTGGCCCATCCTAAACCCAAAAAGTGGAGAGAGgtatttaacacacacacacacacacacgtttgtttTGCCCCTCTCCTTCACACGTACATGTCatcatacatgcacatacatacttGATCGAACGCAGATTGTATCCCTCTTATACCCCCCAACCCCAActcccacgcacacacaagtTTTAGTCCTTCATACACCTGTTTGTTATTATTCGATACTTACTCCGCAAGGCTGTTTGTATTTGCTAGTCTCATTGCTGAAGGTACCGATTAGTTCGGTCGATGATGGATTGTTGGCCGACCGCGCCTCCAGCAAGAAACCTTTGAACATTCTGCTGTCGGATGAGCTTATGGTGACTGTCGACAGACAACACATACCAGACACGCATCATTGAGCACGTGCTAGCAAAGCAACATCTCGGTCAAGCCAATAAGCGGGTTGTGGCAGAGCAAAGGTGCAGGGTGTGGATAATTAGCCCTTGTGCACTTAGTTATGTATTACATCAATTCTATTATCAGTCCGCTAATTTTGTGGTATGATTTCGTTAAATTTTCTTGCATAATTAAAAG
Coding sequences within:
- the LOC112573925 gene encoding putative defense protein isoform X1, with amino-acid sequence MTALKTLRLLGVAIVILAQVRTGFAYSSGAPASACSDMTPRHGGTKPTTPAPFRVTVTPGIFRPGDVLDVTISSSDSRMFKGFLLEARSANNPSSTELIGTFSNETSKYKQPCGVGSLTHSRPDDAAVKIFKWTAPSTVQGNVKFRLTVVEYFSAIYTNIESSTIVASTANTIAPSTTPTNTPVSTTATTTTRATSSTTAATTLSTTLTLSTRLSTTLMLSTKSSSAATTTTAQTTLTTRGVTPVTKGRQSLADRLEQLRDSGRSRDSDDLQKLLIAINNARRRISSRRGTTARTSP
- the LOC112573925 gene encoding putative defense protein Hdd11-like isoform X2 — translated: MTALKTLRLLGVAIVILAQVRTGFAYSSGAPASACSDMTPRHGGTKPTTPAPFRVTVTPGIFRPGDVLDVTISSSDSRMFKGFLLEARSANNPSSTELIGTFSNETSKYKQPCGVGSLTHSRPDDAAVKIFKWTAPSTVQGNVKFRLTVVEYFSAIYTNIESSTIVASTANTIAPSTTPTNTPVSTTATTTTRATSSTTAATTLSTTLTLSTRLSTTLMLSTKSSSAATTTTAQTTLTTRGVTPVTKGRQSLNNALAGDHNMAVGRHDVTTTTMCWLITAMCSTVVCRLF